A single Penaeus chinensis breed Huanghai No. 1 chromosome 7, ASM1920278v2, whole genome shotgun sequence DNA region contains:
- the LOC125026801 gene encoding cuticle protein 8-like, with protein sequence MWSDMQRVQVKFVEFLGVISYCVSIYSFIFYLYISQVLIAVILLAVAYAQHDTGYSVPSEPKKPAKYDFNYQVQDDPTKNDFGHQEARDGPDTQGSYQVQLPDGRLQKVSYTVSVDSGYVADVMYEGEAQYPAEGTPGYA encoded by the exons atgtgGTCTGACATGCAGAGAGTGCAAGTGAAG TTCGTTGAGTTTTTAGGAGTAATAAGCTATTGTGtatctatttactcatttatcttttatttatatatttctcaggTATTAATTGCAGTTATTCTATTGGCTGTTGCTTACGCTCAACATGACACTGGCTATTCCGTTCCTTCTGAACCAAAG AAACCTGcgaagtacgacttcaactaccAAGTGCAAGACGACCCGACCAAGaacgacttcggtcaccaggaGGCCCGCGACGGCCCCGACACGCAGGGGTCGTACCAggtgcagcttcccgacggccgcctgcagaaggtATCCTACACTGTGAGCGTGGACTCCGGATACGTGGCGGATGTGATGTACGAGGGAGAGGCTCAGTATCCGGCCGAAGGCACCCCTGGGTATGCCTGA
- the LOC125027427 gene encoding pro-resilin-like: protein MNIQVFIVAALVAVALARPESAYSVPVDPEKPAKYNYNYQVQDDPTKNDFGHQEARDGPNTQGSYQVQLPDGRLQKVSYTVSVDSGYVADVMYEGEAQYPAEVTPGYA, encoded by the exons ATGAACATTCAG GTTTTCATCGTAGCCGCCCTTGTGGCCGTTGCTCTCGCCCGCCCAGAGTCAGCTTACTCTGTCCCTGTCGACCCAGAG AAACCTGCaaagtacaactacaactaccaAGTGCAAGACGACCCGACAAAGaacgacttcggtcaccaggaGGCCCGCGACGGCCCCAACACGCAGGGGTCGTACCAggtgcagcttcccgacggccgcctgcaaaAGGTCTCCTACACCGTAAGTGTGGACTCCGGATACGTGGCGGATGTGATGTACGAGGGAGAGGCTCAGTATCCGGCCGAAGTCACCCCTGGGTATGCCTGA